Genomic DNA from Amycolatopsis alba DSM 44262:
TCCAGGCGGTACCGGCCGCCGACGATGGAACCTTCAGAACTCAATTGCAGCCTCGGATCACGGGGTCGCCGGAGGGGACGTGTCGGTCGGTTCGGACTTCGTCGGCGGCGTCGTCGTCGTTGGAGACGTCTTCGTCGGAGTCGTCTTGGTGGGCGTCCTCGTCGGCGTCGGCGGATCCGGCTCCTGCGTCTGCGTCGCCTTGCTCGACGTCTTCTTCGACGAAGACGTCTCCTTGGGCGGCTCGGCCGACTGCGTCTCCGACGGCGATTCCGTCGTCTCGGGAGCCGAGGACGTCGGGGTCGGGGACGGCTTCGTCGAGGAGTTCCCCACCTGCGCGGGCGCTTCCGGGTTGTTCGGGCTCAGCAGCCAGAAGCCCAGCGCGGCCAGCGCGACGACCACGACACCGCCGATGATCGCGGGTTTCTTCCACGCGCCCGGCTTCTCGTCGTCCTCGTCCACCGGGCTGGTCTGCGCCCTGGTGGGCGGCGGAGGCGGAGGAGGCGGCGGCTGGTCGTCGTAGTCGTCGTCATAGGGATCGTCGTCGTAGGCGTTCGCGGGGATCGGGACGGCGCGGGTGGGCGCCGGGCCGCCGGGGTGGCCGCGTTCGGACAGCAGCGCCGTCTCGTCGTAGTTGTCGTACCCGTCGTAGTCGTCTTCCGGGTAGCCCGACGCGGGCGGCTGGTGGTAGTCGTCCTCGTCGTAGTACGAACCCGCCGCGGCCTGCTCGTCGAGGAGCGAGCCCGAATGACCGGCCGATTCGCTGTCGAGCGCCTGGGTCACGCCCGCTCCCGCGAGACCGCCGGCGAGCGCGCCCGCGACCGGGGCGGCGAGCACGGTTTCGTCCGCGGGCCCGCCCAGCGGCGTCTCACCCCGCGCGACAGCGGCGAGGAGCTCTTCGCACTCTTCGGCGGTGGGACGGTGCCGCACCTCCGGGTGCAGCAGGACGGCCAGCACACTGGCGAGCGGGCCGGACTGGCGCGGCGGGATGATCTGCCCGGCCGCGACCGCGTGCAGCAGGCTCAGCGTGTTCTCGCTGAGGCCGAACGGCGGCTGGCCTTCGCAGGCCGCGTAGAGCGTCGAGCCGAGCGAGAAGACGTCGGACTCCGGGCCGGGGTCGCCGCCGATGGCCACCTCGGGCGCCAGGTAGGCGGGGGTTCCGGCGATCATCCCGGTCTTCGTGACCGTGACGTCGTCCTTCGCCCGCGAGATGCCGAAGTCGGTGATCTTCACGGTGCCGTTGGGCGCCAGCAGGATGTTGCCGGGCTTGATGTCCCGGTGCACGATGCCGACCGCGTGCGCCTCGGTCAGCGCCGCCGCGACCTGCGCGCCGATCCGGGCCACCTCCGTCGGCGGCAGCGTCCGCTCCTCCTGCAGCACCTGGGCGAGGCTGGTGGAGTTCAGGTACTCCATGATCAGGCAGGGCTGACCGTTGTCGTCGGTGACGACGTCGAACACCGAGATGGCGTTCGGGTGGTGCAGCCTGGCGGCGATCCGGCCTTCCCGCATCGTGCGCTGGCGGGCGTCCTCGGCGCCTTGGGCCTCGAGGCCGGGCTGCAGCAGCAGCTGCTTGATCGCCACCGTGCGCCCGAGTACCTCGTCATGCGCTTGCCAGACGGCACCCATCGCGCCTGTGCCGATCCGCTGGACTATGCGGTATCGACCGGCGACCAGGCGACCCTCGTCGCTCACGCGACCTCCCTTTGGGCTCCGTCTTCACGTCGCGGAGTCGTCCGCGCACGCGGTGCGGCCTTCAGCACGCCACAGCGTTGGAGCGTATGCACATGTAGTGGTCTGTGTGCCGGCTTTTCCGAGACCGACTCGTGACAAGGCTAGGCGCTCACTCTGCGCACACACACGCGGTACGCACTGATTGCCCTGGGTGGAGGGCCGATCTACGCGGGGTGTCCGTCACATGTGCTGCGCCGACAGCAGCCGGGCGTCGGTGATCAGACCCGTCTTCTCGTCGGCGAACGCCAGCACCTGCGTGACCCGCACCAGGCCGCCGTCGGCGTTGCGCATGGTCACCACGGCGAGGATGGTGCCGTCGGCCTGTTCCCGGACGTCCTGGAGCTGGATGGCGTCCATGGAGCTCCACGCCTCGATCAGCCTGCCCATTTCCGACTCGGCTAGCACCGGCGCGAGCAGCGACTTCGCGCCGTAGGGATCGGCGTCGACGGTCTGGTAGAACTTCCGGACCGCGTCGATCTTGCCCTCGGCCGTGCTGATCGCGGCAGGCTTGACGGCCGAGGCCGAACTGGTGCTTCTGGTCGCCGAGCCTTGCCGCGAGAGTGAGCCCGAGCCGGTCCCCGACGACGGCTGGACCGTCGTGCTGGTGACCGTGGACGTGGGCGCCTCGCGGTTCCGCTGCGGTTCGGTGGAGTCCGGGACGGCGAGCCCGCCGAGCGCGGCGGCACCGCTCATCACCTCGGGTGCGGCGGCACCCGCCACCGGACTCTGCCGTTGGCTGCCCGCGAGCACGCCCGCCGTGACGACGGCGCCCGCGACCAGCAGCCCGGCGGCGACCAGACCGGCCATCTTGGCCCGCCGGGCGGCGCGGCTTTCCGGCTCTTCCTCGTCGGGTTCGGGGCGTGGCGACGGCTCTTCACGGGTGCGGGCGGGAACGAACTTCTGCGGCTCACGGAAGACCTGCTCGAGGTACTCGCGGTCGACGCGGGTGTCGTTCAGGATCTCTTCCGGGATGACGTCCTCGACACGTACGGCGTCCTCACGCCGTATGCGCTGTCGATCAAGCACGAAATTCCTCGCTCTGGTCCGGGGCAGGCGCTGGGCCGTTCGGCCGACGCCACTGGTCCGCGCGGCCGTCTTCTGGACGGTGCGAACCCTGCTGTCGTCAGGTAACCCTGTGGAGGCGGCCCACGGCCAGGATCTATCGCCGGAATGCCGTCGCGATACGACGAACGGCAGCTTAGGTCACCCACCCGGACCAGGGGCAACCGCTCGGCGCACCGCACGTGCAGCGGAACAGGACACTTGCACGTGCGCGATCGGGCTACATGCCGTCGTCGACGATCTTGTCGTCGTCACCGAAGGTCAGTGTGCGCTGCTCCATGGTCTTCGTTCCGTCTTTGTGCGTGACCTCGACGGTGTTGACCGTGACGCCCCGGCGCTGGTCGATGCTGACCTTCTTCACCTCGAAGTAGGCGACGTCGGCGTAGCGCTCACGGAGGCCCTGTGCGCCTTCTTCGCGCAGGCCGCCGGAGGTCACCGCGGCGGCTTCCTGGGGGTTGGTGGTGACGGCGTTGAGGAAGGTCTCGGTGTTGTCGCCCATCGCCTGGGCGTCCGGCTGCGACGCGTACCAGGGGGAGGTCGTGGTGGTGCGGGCGGCGGGCATGACCGGCGGTTTCTGCGGCCGCTCGCTCGACGACGACGTGGGCTGCCCGGTCGTGACCGGCCCGCCCGAGCCGGGCCGCGACTCGCTGTTGCCGGTGTTCTCACTGTCCGCGGAGGTGGCCGAGTTGCTGGAACTGCGGTCGTCCTTGGCGGAGGAGTCGGTCGCGGAATCGGACGGGTTGCCCGCCGCGCCGCCCGGTGGTGGCGTGGCCGGATTGCCCGCGAGACCTTCGTTGGTCAGCGGGCTGCCGCCGCGGTAGCCGGGCCAGCCGCCCTGACTCTGCTGCTCCGGGGCGGGTTTGCCGACCAGGAACGAACCGGCGAAGAGCAGGCCGACGACGACCAGCGCGGACGCCGCCGCCGCGAACCAGGCGGCCTTGCGCCAGGTCTTGGGCGGGGTCACCGACGCGGGCACCGAACCGAGATCGAACGTGCTCAGGCCGTCAAGGGGAGGGGCGAGGTAGACACGGACGTCGTCGTCACTGTCGATCTCGACCGGCTGGGGGCGGCGGGGAGCGGGCGCTGTCAGCGTCACCTTCGTGCGCTGCGCGGCCTTCGCACGCCTTTCCTCGACGGAGGACAGGACGGGTTCCGTGAACGAGACCTCGACGCGGGCCGGGCGTTCCACGGGCACCTCGCGAGCGGGCTGGGGGAGCGGCAGACGGCCGCTCGATGGGGCATAGCCGGGGCTCGGCGCCCTCCCGTTCCGCGGTGGCGGCAGAGGAAGGGAACCGGTGGAGGGCGGGGCGAACTCACGGGGTGCGTGATGCCCGTGCCCGGTGGGGCGTTGCCGCCGCGGCGGCACGGGTGGGGTCCAGCTCTCGGTGCCGCCCGCCCGGTGGCGGCCCGCGTGCGCGGCGCCGTCCCGTCCTTGGTGTTCCACCCAGCCGTTCATGTCCGAGCGACCCCCTCGTGGGCCGGCCCTGACGGCGATGTGACACCGGTTAAGCCGAACGGAGCAGCGGTTTCACGGGATCCCTCGCTTGCAGACTCCCAAGCACTCTCGTGAGCAAATGCACGCGCATGCGACTGCGGGCGCGCGGGGCCGTAGCCCCCGCGCGCCATTCGGGCACCGCCCGACCCAGACGCAAGGGTCCTCACGGGGTCCACATTAAGAGCCCGACGCCCCGCAAGTCTTCACCCACTCTGCAAGTTGCAGATGTTTCACTCGGTCGGGCGCGCCCGAATGGGCCTCGGTGACGTTACGCAGTGCTATCGGTGCTGGTGGCCCGGATCAGCTGCCGCTGCGGTACTTCTGCTGGGTCGATTGCAAGGCTTTGGTGGCGGTGATCCCGCTACCCGCTGCAAGCAAAATGGCGATGATGTCGAGCGGCGTTCCCCCACTCGTGAGCAGCCAGGCGAACAGGGAGGCCGCGGTGGTACCCGCTGCGATCGGCCAGCGCGTCTTGACGTACTGGGCGATGGGAGTACCACCCGCGCGCTTACCCGCCGCGTTGTTCAGCATGGCGAGATACCCGAGATGGCCCAATGCCGCCAGGACACCGGCGATCGCGATGATCACGGCGATGAGGTTAATCATGCTGTCCAGTTTGCCTGGTCCCGAGCCGTCGTGGCTCGGGGAACACCCTGAGTTTCACCTCACGGCACGGGATCGTGACGCGGCGGGAGCAAGGGACCTTTGCTATCGCCCCGGCTCCTAGCGCCCCAGCCTGCCCCGGCCGAGGTTCAGCAGCGCCATCGCCAGCTGTCGTCCTTCCGGACCGAGTTCGCGGTACCGCGCCAGCACGTCCATCTCGCGGTTGTAGACGATCCGGGTGCCGCCCGCCGCCATCCTGGCCGCGCCGATCGTCTTGGAGACCTCCACGCGGCGTTTGACCAGCCGCAGGATCTCGCCGTCGAGCCAGTCGATTTCCTGGCGGAGTTCACCGATCTCTTCGGCGGTGGCGGAGGGCTCTTCGGCGTCCGGCTTCTGTGTGGTGTTCATCGGGACCTCTCTTCGGTCCGGATTCCCTGCTGGCCCCCGGAACAGCGTAAAGCCCCGAGGTCCGCGGACTCCGGGGCTTCGGGTGATGGCATTCGGCACTATGCGATCACGGGAGCCGGAGTCCGGGTCCCGTAAAAAAATCGCGTCGCGTGCCGCATACCGATCATTATGCCACAGCGAAACCCTCCTCAGGCTCGAAGCGGCGGCGCGCCCCGCGGACCCGAGCGTGCACGAGGACGCTCATGGCCAGCCAGAACATCGGCATCGCGGGCCAGAAGAACGGTGCCCCCGAAGCCGTCCAGCGGACGATCAGCAGCACCGAAAGCACCACGGCGACCGCGAGGTGGATCCGCACCGCCCGATGCCCGAAGACGACGGGACGCCGCTTCGGCGCGGGCTTCGGCAGATCCGAGGTGAGCGCGGCGAGTTCGTCTGTGTACTTGGTGGAATACACAGCACTGAGCCGGTCTTCCACTTCTTGGAGGGTGAGACGGCCTTCGCCGCCGGCGGCCTGGACGAGCGAGGCGACCCGCTCCCGGTCCGCGTCGGCCGCCCTGAGCCGGGAGGGAATTCCGTTGGTGTCCATGGCATCCGATCCTCCGCCGCGAACACCGCCCGCGCGTCGGACGGCAGGCGACAACACCGCCTACGCCCGGCGCTGTAGCGTGGACCGGCGATGAACACCCTCTTCGATCTCCCAGCGGACGGTCCGGCCAAGCCCCGGCACACGGACCTGCTCGACGACCTGAACCCGGCGCAGCGCGAGGCCGTGACCCACGCGGGCTCGCCGCTGCTGGTCGTCGCGGGCGCGGGCTCCGGCAAGACACGGGTGCTGACCCGGCGGATCGCGTACCTGCTGGCCGAACGGGACGTGCATCCCGGCCAGATCATGGCGATCACGTTCACCAACAAGGCGGCCGCGGAGATGCGGGAGCGGGTGAGCGACCTCGTCGGCCGCCGCGCCAACGCCATGTGGGTGTCGACGTTCCACTCCATGTGCGTGCGGATCCTGCGCCGTGAGGCCAAAACACTGGAGATGTCGTCGAGTTTCTCCATCTACGACTCGGACGACACGAAGCGGCTCATCACGCTCGTCGCCCGCGATCTCGACATCGACCCGAAGAAGTACGCGGCGCGCACGCTGGCCGTGCACATCTCGAACCTCAAGAACGAGCTGATCGACCCGGACACCGCGGTCGCCGACGCGGGCAACGACCTCGAACGCCGCGTCGCCGAGGTCTACGTCGAGTACCAGCGACGGCTGAACCAGG
This window encodes:
- a CDS encoding serine/threonine-protein kinase; this translates as MSDEGRLVAGRYRIVQRIGTGAMGAVWQAHDEVLGRTVAIKQLLLQPGLEAQGAEDARQRTMREGRIAARLHHPNAISVFDVVTDDNGQPCLIMEYLNSTSLAQVLQEERTLPPTEVARIGAQVAAALTEAHAVGIVHRDIKPGNILLAPNGTVKITDFGISRAKDDVTVTKTGMIAGTPAYLAPEVAIGGDPGPESDVFSLGSTLYAACEGQPPFGLSENTLSLLHAVAAGQIIPPRQSGPLASVLAVLLHPEVRHRPTAEECEELLAAVARGETPLGGPADETVLAAPVAGALAGGLAGAGVTQALDSESAGHSGSLLDEQAAAGSYYDEDDYHQPPASGYPEDDYDGYDNYDETALLSERGHPGGPAPTRAVPIPANAYDDDPYDDDYDDQPPPPPPPPPTRAQTSPVDEDDEKPGAWKKPAIIGGVVVVALAALGFWLLSPNNPEAPAQVGNSSTKPSPTPTSSAPETTESPSETQSAEPPKETSSSKKTSSKATQTQEPDPPTPTRTPTKTTPTKTSPTTTTPPTKSEPTDTSPPATP
- a CDS encoding chorismate mutase, with the protein product MNTTQKPDAEEPSATAEEIGELRQEIDWLDGEILRLVKRRVEVSKTIGAARMAAGGTRIVYNREMDVLARYRELGPEGRQLAMALLNLGRGRLGR
- a CDS encoding DUF1707 SHOCT-like domain-containing protein — protein: MDTNGIPSRLRAADADRERVASLVQAAGGEGRLTLQEVEDRLSAVYSTKYTDELAALTSDLPKPAPKRRPVVFGHRAVRIHLAVAVVLSVLLIVRWTASGAPFFWPAMPMFWLAMSVLVHARVRGARRRFEPEEGFAVA